The Epinephelus moara isolate mb chromosome 21, YSFRI_EMoa_1.0, whole genome shotgun sequence DNA window CTCAATACACAAGACTCAGCACAATACTAGTTAGAcattactttgtgtgtgtgtagtggagAAGGAGCTGAATTTCGGGGACCATGGCTATGCCAGACGGACCCCTCTGCCCGGCCTTGAGGAGGAGGATGCAGACAGGACCGCTGAGGACCAGCAGCCTTGTACACAGTGTCATCTCCTCAAGAAACAGCTGGAGCAGGAGATGCAGCACACGGCAAGGCTTCAGAAGGAGGTAGGATGGCTCCCACTGTCTCTTTAAACAAATTACTCTcctagttttgttgttttttttttcctttgaaagGGCACTGAAATTGAGACAAGAAATCAGTTAGGGAACCGTAAgtgttaatgttacataaaTATCCCTAATAACCTGTTTTCTTCTCTGGCAGgcagaggagatgaagaagcGTCTGTATCGGCTGGACCGGATCGAGAAGGGTCTCCAGAACTTTTTGTACGAGGACCAGATTCGTGCCCTGTCTCTCACCAAGCGCTCCAGACGTGCCGTCTGGTCTCCAGAGACCATCATGAAAGCACGAAAAATCCGCTGTGCAGTTGGCACAAAAGGCTATGAGTACTTACGGGAGCTGGGATACCCTTTGCCTTCCTACAGGACTCTATGTAACCGCCTGGAAACTAAAATCATGGTAACGACTGACATGAGCTGTGAGGAGCTTGCAGAGCTGGGCCTGGGGCTCATGGCCACCTGTGACAGTCCCACAGAAGGTGTTGTGGACAATGATGAGGAGGAACTGATTGGTGTTTTATCCTGATTATAGCGTTTTGTGTGACTTTAAGACTCTAACCAAGGCAGGAATG harbors:
- the si:ch73-382f3.1 gene encoding THAP domain-containing protein 1, encoding MGGCSAPNCSNSTSIGKQLFRFPKDPVRKKKWVVNCRRDFEPTPHSRLCQDHFEQSQFEEIARSPAGGKKLKPNAIPTLFSIGDPPYPAVTIPYILLPMKPEPVEKELNFGDHGYARRTPLPGLEEEDADRTAEDQQPCTQCHLLKKQLEQEMQHTARLQKEAEEMKKRLYRLDRIEKGLQNFLYEDQIRALSLTKRSRRAVWSPETIMKARKIRCAVGTKGYEYLRELGYPLPSYRTLCNRLETKIMVTTDMSCEELAELGLGLMATCDSPTEGVVDNDEEELIGVLS